From a single Shewanella denitrificans OS217 genomic region:
- a CDS encoding IS982-like element ISSde7 family transposase — MDNLVDVFCDVDDFCAVFMPQWKKQCVTDGTRKRQRSSRMSMSEIMTIIILFHTSHHRDFKNYYTGYLARFFKSDFPHLLSYTRFLELMPTAVVPLCSYFSSIRSLPTGIEFVDSTSVKVCHNLRIPRHKTLSGLARRGKGTMGWFYGFKLHLIVNHKGGIVAAKITPANTHDTKPVSGMVVNAMDKLYADKGYISKALASELLEQGVTLVNNVRKNMKKKVLSLWDRAMLSRRFIIETINDQLKNISQIEHSRHRSVHGFMLNMIGGLIAYQLKESKPQLNITDVDFNAISVMA, encoded by the coding sequence ATGGATAATTTAGTGGATGTATTTTGTGATGTCGATGATTTTTGTGCTGTATTTATGCCGCAATGGAAAAAACAATGCGTAACAGATGGCACGCGTAAGCGCCAACGTTCAAGCAGAATGAGCATGAGCGAAATAATGACTATTATCATACTCTTCCATACATCTCATCATCGTGACTTCAAAAATTACTACACTGGATATCTTGCTCGTTTTTTCAAATCTGATTTCCCCCACTTACTCAGCTATACCCGTTTTCTTGAGCTTATGCCGACAGCTGTCGTGCCACTATGCAGCTATTTCTCCAGCATCAGAAGTCTACCTACGGGGATTGAATTCGTCGATTCGACCAGTGTAAAGGTTTGCCACAATTTGCGAATTCCACGACATAAAACGTTATCTGGCCTTGCTCGCCGCGGAAAAGGGACCATGGGGTGGTTCTACGGGTTCAAGCTTCACCTCATCGTTAACCATAAGGGAGGGATTGTTGCCGCCAAAATTACTCCAGCCAATACCCATGACACTAAGCCTGTTTCAGGCATGGTGGTGAATGCTATGGACAAGCTGTATGCGGATAAAGGCTATATCAGTAAAGCGTTGGCAAGCGAGCTACTTGAGCAAGGCGTAACACTAGTAAACAATGTTCGCAAGAACATGAAAAAGAAGGTTTTATCACTGTGGGATAGGGCAATGCTTTCACGAAGATTTATTATAGAAACGATCAATGATCAGCTTAAGAATATCTCACAAATCGAGCATTCGAGGCATAGAAGTGTGCATGGTTTTATGCTGAATATGATTGGCGGTTTAATTGCCTATCAACTCAAAGAGAGTAAGCCACAACTTAATATCACAGATGTCGATTTCAATGCGATTTCTGTTATGGCTTAA